One region of Trachemys scripta elegans isolate TJP31775 chromosome 8, CAS_Tse_1.0, whole genome shotgun sequence genomic DNA includes:
- the S1PR1 gene encoding sphingosine 1-phosphate receptor 1 produces the protein MGSTSSRQKKVFNDSVSDYVNTEIIKKHYNYTGKLNEKADSGIKVTSVVFIIICCFIILENIFVLLTIWKTKKFHRPMYYFIGNLALSDLLAGVAYTANLLLSGHKTYSLTPAQWFVREGSMFVALSASVFSLLAIAIERYITMLKMKLHNESNSFRSFLLISACWVISMILGGLPIMGWNCFDHLQSCSTVLPLYHKHYILFCTTVFTGLLLSIVVLYCRIYSMVRTRSRSLTFRKNITKATRSSEKSLALLKTVIIVLSAFIACWSPLFILLLLDVGCKVKACSILFKAEYFLVLAVLNSATNPIIYTLTNKEMRRAFIKILCCCKCPSADSGAKFKRPIIGGMEFSRSKSDNSSHPQKDEGDCPETIMSSGNVTSSS, from the coding sequence ATGGGCTCTACCAGCAGCCGCCAGAAGAAAGTCTTCAATGACTCAGTCAGCGATTATGTCAACACTGAAATCATTAAGAAACATTACAACTACACAGGGAAGTTAAACGAGAAGGCAGACAGTGGAATAAAAGTGACCTCAGTGGTTTTTATCATCATTTGTTGCTTTATCATCTTAGAGAACATTTTTGTCCTGCTGACCATCTGGAAAACCAAGAAATTTCACCGACCCATGTACTATTTCATTGGGAATTTGGCTCTCTCAGACTTGCTGGCTGGGGTAGCTTATACTGCCAACCTTTTGTTATCTGGACACAAAACCTATAGTCTCACTCCTGCCCAGTGGTTTGTCAGGGAAGGCAGCATGTTTGTAGCTTTGTCAGCCTCTGTTTTCAGCCTGCTGGCCATTGCCATTGAGAGGTATATCACCATGCTGAAGATGAAACTCCACAATGAGAGCAACAGCTTCCGCTCCTTCCTACTGATCAGTGCCTGCTGGGTGATATCCATGATCCTAGGGGGTCTCCCTATTATGGGCTGGAACTGCTTTGACCACCTGCAGAGTTGCTCCACTGTGCTGCCCCTCTACCATAAGCACTATATTCTCTTTTGCACCACAGTTTTCACTGGTCTTTTATTATCAATTGTCGTCCTCTACTGCAGGATCTATTCCATGGTCAGGACTAGGAGCCGCAGTCTGACATTTCGAAAAAACATTACCAAAGCCACGAGGAGCTCAGAGAAATCTCTAGCCTTGCTCAAGACAGTGATCATTGTCCTGAGTGCATTTATTGCCTGCTGGAGTCCCTTGTTCATCCTACTCTTGCTGGATGTGGGGTGCAAAGTGAAAGCCTGTTCAATCCTCTTCAAAGCTGAGTATTTCTTAGTACTGGCTGTGCTCAATTCAGCCACGAACCCTATCATCTATACCTTAACCAACAAAGAGATGCGGAGGGCCTTCATCAAGATCCTGTGCTGTTGCAAATGCCCCTCTGCAGATTCTGGGGCCAAATTCAAGAGGCCAATCATAGGAGGGATGGAGTTTAGTCGAAGCAAATCTGACAATTCCTCCCACCCACAGAAGGATGAGGGTGACTGCCCGGAGACAATTATGTCTTCAGGCAATGTCACCTCATCTTCTTAG